One Defluviimonas sp. SAOS-178_SWC DNA window includes the following coding sequences:
- the tnpC gene encoding IS66 family transposase, translating into MSIDLASLPDDVEALHALIGDLVRERDSARAEAEAEIARLRGILKTLQRMQFGRRSERLDPDQLQLGLEDVAADLVELEEAADRNERRPGTAARGKDQRLSLSDHLPREDRVADVDAEVCPCCGGALHLIGETVSEMLDHVPAQLRVVRIRRPKYGCRTCGTIHQAPAPERPIAKGLATPALLSHVLIGKYCDHLPLYRQSQIFARQGVTLNRSTLANWVAGAAWWLAPIRDRIADHVMAAERVFADDTVLPVLDPGRGRTRTGRLWVYARDDRPWGGNDPPAVLYRYSPDRRAERPAAHLEHFSGILQVDGYPGFEPLAARRDIVLAACWAHARRKFWEVHQATGSPIAQEVLRRIAALYAIEAEIRGGSAAGRQAVRDHRARPIVDDLKPWLELQLPRLPQRSGLAEAIRYALARWPSLCRFLDDGRIDLDTNTVERAIRPVTLGRKNALFAGSDGGADRWATITTLITTAKLNNVEPQAWITDVLQRMTDGHPISRVDDLLPWNWQPSSN; encoded by the coding sequence ATGTCCATCGACCTTGCCAGCCTGCCGGACGACGTGGAAGCGCTGCACGCGCTGATCGGCGATCTGGTGCGCGAGCGGGACAGCGCGCGGGCCGAGGCGGAGGCCGAGATCGCGCGGCTGAGAGGCATTCTGAAGACGCTGCAGCGGATGCAGTTCGGCCGCCGATCGGAGCGCCTCGATCCCGATCAGCTGCAACTCGGGCTCGAGGACGTGGCCGCCGATCTGGTGGAGCTGGAAGAGGCCGCGGATCGCAATGAACGCCGTCCGGGCACAGCTGCACGTGGCAAGGATCAACGTCTCAGCCTGTCGGACCATCTGCCGCGTGAAGACCGTGTCGCCGATGTGGATGCGGAGGTCTGTCCCTGCTGCGGCGGGGCCCTGCACCTGATCGGCGAGACGGTCAGCGAAATGCTGGACCATGTGCCGGCGCAGTTGCGGGTCGTGCGGATCCGCCGGCCCAAATACGGTTGCCGGACCTGCGGGACGATCCATCAGGCCCCGGCGCCGGAGCGGCCGATCGCGAAGGGACTGGCAACACCGGCACTCCTGTCACATGTCCTGATCGGCAAATACTGTGATCACCTGCCGCTCTACCGGCAGAGCCAGATCTTCGCCCGCCAGGGGGTCACGCTGAACCGCTCGACGCTGGCGAACTGGGTGGCGGGCGCCGCCTGGTGGCTTGCCCCGATCCGGGATCGGATCGCCGATCACGTGATGGCGGCGGAACGGGTCTTTGCCGATGATACCGTGCTGCCGGTACTCGACCCCGGGCGCGGCCGCACCCGCACCGGGCGGCTCTGGGTCTATGCAAGGGACGACCGCCCCTGGGGCGGGAACGATCCGCCAGCGGTTCTCTATCGTTACAGTCCGGATCGGCGGGCCGAGCGGCCGGCGGCGCATCTGGAGCACTTCAGCGGCATTCTCCAAGTCGACGGCTATCCCGGCTTCGAACCGCTGGCCGCACGGCGCGACATCGTGCTGGCTGCCTGCTGGGCGCATGCGCGGCGGAAGTTCTGGGAGGTGCATCAGGCCACCGGATCGCCCATTGCGCAGGAGGTCCTGCGCCGGATCGCGGCGCTCTATGCGATCGAGGCGGAGATCAGGGGCGGATCCGCCGCGGGCCGGCAGGCCGTGCGTGACCACCGTGCGCGCCCGATCGTTGATGATCTGAAGCCCTGGCTGGAACTGCAGCTGCCACGCCTGCCACAGCGCAGTGGTCTTGCAGAGGCCATCCGCTATGCGCTCGCCCGCTGGCCGTCGCTCTGCCGCTTCCTCGACGATGGTCGGATCGACCTTGACACCAATACGGTCGAGCGTGCCATCCGCCCCGTCACGCTCGGCCGCAAGAATGCTCTCTTTGCCGGCTCCGACGGCGGTGCCGACAGATGGGCCACAATCACCACGCTGATCACCACCGCCAAACTCAACAATGTCGAACCGCAGGCCTGGATCACCGATGTCCTGCAGCGCATGACCGACGGCCATCCGATCAGCCGTGTCGATGATCTCTTGCCCTGGAACTGGCAGCCCAGTTCGAACTGA
- the tnpB gene encoding IS66 family insertion sequence element accessory protein TnpB (TnpB, as the term is used for proteins encoded by IS66 family insertion elements, is considered an accessory protein, since TnpC, encoded by a neighboring gene, is a DDE family transposase.) — protein sequence MTLLPAGVKVHLAFGYTDMRKGMDGLAVLVQEVLHQDPFTGHLFVFRGRNASLIKIVFWDGTGLCLFTKRLEHGVFVWPANIEPGRTLSLTSEQLSHLLEGIDWRAPDQRWRPAAAG from the coding sequence ATGACCTTGCTGCCTGCCGGCGTCAAAGTGCACCTGGCGTTTGGCTACACCGATATGCGGAAGGGGATGGACGGTCTGGCCGTGCTCGTTCAGGAAGTGCTGCATCAGGATCCGTTCACCGGGCATCTCTTCGTGTTCCGGGGGCGCAATGCCAGTCTCATCAAGATCGTGTTCTGGGACGGCACCGGCCTGTGTCTGTTCACCAAGAGGCTGGAGCATGGTGTCTTCGTCTGGCCGGCCAATATCGAGCCGGGACGGACGCTTTCTCTGACATCAGAGCAGCTCTCGCATCTTCTGGAAGGGATCGACTGGCGGGCGCCGGACCAGCGCTGGCGACCGGCGGCGGCGGGCTGA
- a CDS encoding recombinase family protein, whose product MVRIRCAIYTRKSSDEGLEQEFNSLDAQREACGAYIASQRHEDWELVRERYDDGGISGSHLDRPALQRMMRDLDEGRVDQIVVYKIDRLTRPLADFAWLVDRLDAAKASFVSVTQSFNTATSMGRLTLNVLLSFAQFEREVTAERIRDKIAASKKKGLWMGDYVPLGYDAAGRTLTINAAEAETVRTLFTLYETHRALHLVEKEAKQLGLRSKRYVTQSGRDQGGQEMSRGHIHKILATPLYIGKIGHKGVIHQGQHPALIGKEQWDRVQGLMQAQSGIPRGQKISGRPSAALTGKLFDAEGKRLTPVHTQKRGRRYDYYISQQLKTAPVPSDRTSGWRLPARDLEVRVGEAVRRHLRVAAMRSLLWSADAKMIADVATKLVDEDLDMLTMLDRVVLETGALAITLARASVAEGLGVARDCVNEEDLHGNAPFTIRRRGVETRLLLQGQSLPRDETLIANIARAQAFLGEVTGGRGFQEIAEAYGLSVKRVQQVLEFAFLSPTTVRQLIEGRQPSFLTTDWCLKNEIPVAWSAQDLLFHRA is encoded by the coding sequence TTGGTCCGCATCCGCTGCGCAATCTATACCCGCAAATCTTCGGACGAGGGGCTGGAGCAGGAGTTCAACTCGCTCGATGCGCAGCGCGAGGCCTGCGGGGCCTATATCGCCAGTCAGCGCCATGAGGATTGGGAACTGGTTCGGGAGCGCTACGATGATGGCGGCATCTCCGGTAGCCATCTCGACCGGCCGGCTCTGCAGCGCATGATGCGTGATTTGGACGAGGGCAGGGTGGACCAGATCGTGGTCTACAAGATCGACCGGCTGACACGCCCGCTCGCGGACTTCGCCTGGCTCGTCGATCGGCTCGACGCGGCGAAGGCCTCCTTCGTCTCGGTGACCCAATCTTTCAATACCGCGACCAGCATGGGGCGGCTGACGCTGAATGTGCTGCTGTCATTCGCACAGTTCGAACGCGAGGTGACCGCCGAACGGATCCGCGACAAGATCGCGGCCTCGAAGAAAAAGGGGCTCTGGATGGGCGACTATGTGCCTCTCGGCTACGATGCGGCGGGCCGGACCCTGACCATCAACGCAGCCGAGGCTGAGACAGTCCGAACGCTTTTCACGCTCTACGAGACCCATCGCGCCCTTCATCTCGTCGAGAAGGAGGCGAAGCAGCTTGGGCTCAGGTCGAAGCGCTACGTGACACAGTCGGGCCGTGACCAGGGCGGCCAAGAGATGTCTCGGGGGCATATCCACAAGATCCTCGCCACCCCGCTCTACATCGGAAAGATTGGGCACAAGGGGGTGATCCATCAGGGCCAGCACCCGGCGCTCATCGGGAAGGAGCAATGGGATCGGGTGCAAGGGCTGATGCAGGCGCAGTCGGGGATTCCCCGCGGCCAGAAGATATCCGGTCGCCCGAGCGCGGCCCTCACCGGCAAGCTCTTCGATGCGGAGGGAAAACGGCTGACGCCGGTCCACACGCAGAAGCGAGGACGCCGCTATGACTACTACATCTCTCAGCAGCTGAAGACCGCTCCTGTTCCGTCAGACCGAACCAGCGGCTGGCGTCTTCCGGCACGCGATCTTGAAGTGCGTGTCGGCGAGGCGGTGCGCAGGCATCTGCGCGTTGCGGCAATGCGGAGCCTGCTCTGGTCGGCAGACGCCAAGATGATCGCTGATGTTGCCACCAAACTGGTGGATGAGGACCTCGACATGCTGACGATGCTTGACCGGGTCGTCTTGGAAACTGGTGCACTTGCCATTACGCTAGCGCGGGCTTCGGTTGCCGAAGGGCTCGGCGTCGCGAGGGATTGCGTGAACGAAGAAGATCTCCACGGCAATGCGCCATTCACGATCCGCCGGCGTGGGGTTGAAACGCGGCTGCTGTTGCAGGGGCAGTCCTTGCCTCGCGACGAAACGCTGATCGCCAACATCGCAAGAGCGCAGGCGTTTCTTGGCGAAGTCACGGGCGGCCGGGGCTTCCAGGAGATCGCCGAAGCCTATGGGCTCTCGGTCAAGCGGGTGCAGCAGGTTCTCGAGTTTGCCTTCCTCTCGCCGACCACTGTGCGGCAGTTGATCGAAGGTCGGCAGCCCTCATTCTTGACGACGGACTGGTGTCTGAAGAACGAGATCCCGGTCGCATGGTCAGCTCAGGACCTGCTCTTCCACAGGGCCTGA
- the tnpA gene encoding IS66 family insertion sequence element accessory protein TnpA, whose amino-acid sequence MSEDGCRRARYGEAFWRAHHEAWKRGDLNQREYCEVQCLSLKAFGNWRAKFMAEPEVPVRKLLWRRGGASHTLGHTLGHNQSHTLGHTAGHMTYPSSEVPEVPAVPPLRDGHRRRFSDVQRARILAEAARPGASVSEVARRYGIARRVLCRWRQEEAVRFVDVEIADGEMAP is encoded by the coding sequence ATGTCGGAGGACGGGTGCCGCCGGGCGCGGTATGGCGAAGCGTTCTGGCGGGCGCATCACGAGGCCTGGAAGCGCGGTGACCTGAATCAGCGGGAATATTGCGAGGTGCAGTGCCTGTCGCTGAAGGCGTTCGGGAACTGGCGGGCGAAGTTCATGGCCGAACCTGAGGTGCCGGTGCGCAAGTTGCTCTGGCGGCGCGGCGGCGCAAGTCACACCCTAGGTCACACCCTAGGTCACAACCAGAGTCACACTCTTGGTCACACCGCAGGTCACATGACTTATCCCAGTTCGGAGGTGCCCGAGGTGCCGGCCGTGCCGCCTCTGCGTGACGGTCACCGCCGGCGTTTCAGCGATGTGCAGCGCGCTCGCATCCTGGCCGAAGCGGCCCGACCCGGTGCCAGCGTCTCCGAAGTGGCGCGCCGCTACGGCATCGCCCGGCGCGTGCTTTGCCGCTGGCGGCAGGAAGAGGCGGTGCGGTTCGTGGATGTCGAGATCGCCGATGGGGAGATGGCGCCATGA
- the tnpA gene encoding IS66 family insertion sequence element accessory protein TnpA: MSEDGCRRARYGEAFWRAHHEAWKRGDLNQREYCEVQCLSLKAFGNWRAKFMAEPEVPVRKLLWRRGGASHTLGHNQSHTLGHTAGHMTYPSSEVPEVPAVPPLRDGHRRRFSDVQRARILAEAARPGASVSEVARRYGIARRVLCRWRQEEAVRFVDVEIADGEMAP; encoded by the coding sequence ATGTCGGAGGACGGGTGCCGCCGGGCGCGGTATGGCGAAGCGTTCTGGCGGGCGCATCACGAGGCCTGGAAGCGCGGTGACCTGAATCAGCGGGAATATTGCGAGGTGCAGTGCCTGTCGCTGAAGGCGTTCGGGAACTGGCGGGCGAAGTTCATGGCCGAACCTGAGGTGCCGGTGCGCAAGTTGCTCTGGCGGCGCGGCGGCGCAAGTCACACCCTAGGTCACAACCAGAGTCACACTCTTGGTCACACCGCAGGTCACATGACTTATCCCAGTTCGGAGGTGCCCGAGGTGCCGGCCGTGCCGCCTCTGCGTGACGGTCACCGCCGGCGTTTCAGCGATGTGCAGCGCGCTCGCATCCTGGCCGAAGCGGCCCGACCCGGTGCCAGCGTCTCCGAAGTGGCGCGCCGCTACGGCATCGCCCGGCGCGTGCTTTGCCGCTGGCGGCAGGAAGAGGCGGTGCGGTTCGTGGATGTCGAGATCGCCGATGGGGAGATGGCGCCATGA